In the genome of Raphanus sativus cultivar WK10039 chromosome 4, ASM80110v3, whole genome shotgun sequence, one region contains:
- the LOC108832134 gene encoding zinc finger CCCH domain-containing protein 59-like isoform X2 has protein sequence MCFYSMSYYKAPRRYSNGRNFGVETHQGFAADIVPRRPYGNRMNKGPNKWSRNLVWTASDDNMPRKNGSTYGSTKPQGSGTSANVSEQQMKNAAHGQRGSSVSDTRRWGSNDKGSPKSKECVCKFWKAGNCKKGDQCSFLHSWTSLPGMVMVAALEGHKKDLKGIALPQGSDKLFSASSDGTLKIWDCHTGQCAHTINLQAEAGSLMSEGPWVFLGLPNAVKAFNVQTSKDLHLNGVVGQVRAMTVGNGMLFVGTSSGSISVWKATNSESDPFTYLTSLEGHHSGEVTCFIVGGQQLYSGSVDKTIKVWDLNTLECTTTLRQHTDTVTSLLCWDQYLISSSLDGTIKVWACSENGSLKVTNTRRQGQSVHTLSGITDAEDKPIVFCSYENGTVSICDLPSFEERGKMFFSTNTVGTITIGPDGLLFTGDKSGKLRVWSLAGTKV, from the exons GACCTTATGGCAATAGGATGAACAAGGGTCCAAATAAGTGGTCCAGGAATCTGGTCTGGACGGCATCAGATGACAACATGCCTAGGAAGAATGGTAGCACTTATGGGTCAACAAAACCACAAGGTTCAGGCACATCAGCTAATGTGTCAGAGCAGCAGATGAAGAATGCTGCGCATGGTCAAAGAGGCTCGTCTGTTTCAGACACGAGAAGGTGGGGGTCTAATGATAAAGGCAGTCCCAAGTCAAAGGAATGTGTGTGTAAGTTTTGGAAAGCTGGAAACTGCAAGAAAGGTGATCAGTGCTCATTCTTGCACTCTTGGACTAGCCTCCCCGGAATGGTCATGGTAGCTGCTCTTGAAGGACACAAGAAG GATCTAAAGGGGATTGCCCTTCCTCAGGGTTCAGATAAGCTCTTTTCAGCCAGTAGCGATGGTACATTAAAAATATGGGACTGCCACACTGGCCAGTGTGCTCATACAATCAACCTCCAGGCTGAAGCAGGCTCGTTAATGAGTGAAGGCCCATGGGTTTTCCTTGGCTTGCCGAATGCTGTTAAG GCTTTTAACGTTCAGACCAGTAAAGATTTGCATCTTAACGGAGTGGTTGGTCAGGTCCGTGCTATGACTGTTGGTAATGGAATGCTTTTTGTTGGGACAAGT TCTGGTAGTATATCTGTCTGGAAAGCAACTAACTCCGAGTCTGATCCTTTCACATATCTCACATCTCTGGAGGGACACCATAGCGGTGAAGTCACATGCTTTATTGTTGGAGGCCAGCAACTATACTCTGGTTCTGTTGATAAAACAATAAAGGTGTGGGATCTCAATACACTGGAATGTACAACGACACTGAGGCAACATACCGACACTGTCACCTCCCTCCTATGTTGGGATCAATATCTCATTTCGTCTTCTTTGGACGGGACCATCAAAGTCTGGGCTTGTTCTGAAAATGGCAGTTTGAAAGTTACTAATACACGCAGACAAGGACAA AGTGTGCATACTCTTAGTGGAATAACCGATGCAGAGGACAAACCTATTGTATTCTGCTCTTACGAAAACGGAACAGTCAGTATATGTGATCTACCATC GTTTGAAGAGAGAGGAAAGATGTTCTTCTCTACAAACACGGTCGGCACAATCACAATTGGTCCTGACGGATTGTTATTCACCGGAGACAAGAGTGGGAAGCTGCGTGTTTGGAGTTTAGCTGGCACCAAAGTTTAG
- the LOC108832134 gene encoding zinc finger CCCH domain-containing protein 59-like isoform X1, with the protein MSYYKAPRRYSNGRNFGVETHQGFAADIVPRRPYGNRMNKGPNKWSRNLVWTASDDNMPRKNGSTYGSTKPQGSGTSANVSEQQMKNAAHGQRGSSVSDTRRWGSNDKGSPKSKECVCKFWKAGNCKKGDQCSFLHSWTSLPGMVMVAALEGHKKDLKGIALPQGSDKLFSASSDGTLKIWDCHTGQCAHTINLQAEAGSLMSEGPWVFLGLPNAVKAFNVQTSKDLHLNGVVGQVRAMTVGNGMLFVGTSSGSISVWKATNSESDPFTYLTSLEGHHSGEVTCFIVGGQQLYSGSVDKTIKVWDLNTLECTTTLRQHTDTVTSLLCWDQYLISSSLDGTIKVWACSENGSLKVTNTRRQGQSVHTLSGITDAEDKPIVFCSYENGTVSICDLPSFEERGKMFFSTNTVGTITIGPDGLLFTGDKSGKLRVWSLAGTKV; encoded by the exons GACCTTATGGCAATAGGATGAACAAGGGTCCAAATAAGTGGTCCAGGAATCTGGTCTGGACGGCATCAGATGACAACATGCCTAGGAAGAATGGTAGCACTTATGGGTCAACAAAACCACAAGGTTCAGGCACATCAGCTAATGTGTCAGAGCAGCAGATGAAGAATGCTGCGCATGGTCAAAGAGGCTCGTCTGTTTCAGACACGAGAAGGTGGGGGTCTAATGATAAAGGCAGTCCCAAGTCAAAGGAATGTGTGTGTAAGTTTTGGAAAGCTGGAAACTGCAAGAAAGGTGATCAGTGCTCATTCTTGCACTCTTGGACTAGCCTCCCCGGAATGGTCATGGTAGCTGCTCTTGAAGGACACAAGAAG GATCTAAAGGGGATTGCCCTTCCTCAGGGTTCAGATAAGCTCTTTTCAGCCAGTAGCGATGGTACATTAAAAATATGGGACTGCCACACTGGCCAGTGTGCTCATACAATCAACCTCCAGGCTGAAGCAGGCTCGTTAATGAGTGAAGGCCCATGGGTTTTCCTTGGCTTGCCGAATGCTGTTAAG GCTTTTAACGTTCAGACCAGTAAAGATTTGCATCTTAACGGAGTGGTTGGTCAGGTCCGTGCTATGACTGTTGGTAATGGAATGCTTTTTGTTGGGACAAGT TCTGGTAGTATATCTGTCTGGAAAGCAACTAACTCCGAGTCTGATCCTTTCACATATCTCACATCTCTGGAGGGACACCATAGCGGTGAAGTCACATGCTTTATTGTTGGAGGCCAGCAACTATACTCTGGTTCTGTTGATAAAACAATAAAGGTGTGGGATCTCAATACACTGGAATGTACAACGACACTGAGGCAACATACCGACACTGTCACCTCCCTCCTATGTTGGGATCAATATCTCATTTCGTCTTCTTTGGACGGGACCATCAAAGTCTGGGCTTGTTCTGAAAATGGCAGTTTGAAAGTTACTAATACACGCAGACAAGGACAA AGTGTGCATACTCTTAGTGGAATAACCGATGCAGAGGACAAACCTATTGTATTCTGCTCTTACGAAAACGGAACAGTCAGTATATGTGATCTACCATC GTTTGAAGAGAGAGGAAAGATGTTCTTCTCTACAAACACGGTCGGCACAATCACAATTGGTCCTGACGGATTGTTATTCACCGGAGACAAGAGTGGGAAGCTGCGTGTTTGGAGTTTAGCTGGCACCAAAGTTTAG